One window from the genome of Sulfodiicoccus acidiphilus encodes:
- a CDS encoding TIGR00304 family membrane protein: protein MELLELGFVVVFLGFLLIFAGVIYEIIKASRRSEGRSEESEGKGEFGGVIFVGPVPIVFGSSKRMAKWMIVAAAIITAVLVFVFLIQII, encoded by the coding sequence ATGGAACTACTGGAACTTGGGTTCGTCGTAGTTTTCTTGGGCTTCCTCCTGATATTTGCGGGTGTCATTTATGAGATCATAAAGGCTAGTAGAAGGAGTGAAGGGCGGAGCGAGGAATCGGAGGGGAAAGGGGAGTTCGGTGGGGTAATATTCGTTGGTCCAGTTCCGATAGTTTTCGGGAGCTCCAAGAGGATGGCGAAGTGGATGATAGTTGCAGCGGCAATTATAACCGCAGTATTGGTGTTTGTCTTCTTGATTCAGATTATATGA
- a CDS encoding ATP-dependent nuclease yields MRLTSFQATNFRGLAEVNLPQLEKFNVVVGYNGRGKTNLLSAVYLFLKNMKAGLMRATFEDPEQEQVLLWKDYDVDKPITLAGTVQLSPAEVARAIGREEPLKLTMSVRISYKSKAMQWEPETVFMNDRPLSSDGIRALEPVLDYVATQVDYVPIFDQVYFDSLMKRMAELNRSPINLKKYWYDFVNLVSKTVPEVKGIDFADFKKLVINMQSLPVYIDLTASGFQRVIMLLFVFWMSPGKLVLVEEPEVNMHPSLQYKILKLIRDWAEKDILQVITTTHSPYVLPLAQAVIVMERKENSSYASVVRLDDEVRSTMTFLGVSPGDLFFSNHILLTTGLVEPSVVKYWMAKVGADPEELGIKVYRLNSEVDLRLWRKLEEALNLRVVVVGDCREDSSGCVRIGREMESYFNRESVVGSLRRIGIVPEDRELRDLNRDELVNWLQSVFKRRGLNYDSLRERVGSLITMMDSVQVPTEVEVLANKIKTEGLK; encoded by the coding sequence GTGAGGCTCACCAGCTTTCAGGCCACCAATTTCAGAGGACTCGCTGAAGTCAACCTGCCTCAGCTAGAGAAGTTTAACGTGGTGGTAGGATACAACGGAAGGGGGAAGACCAACTTGCTTTCAGCTGTCTACCTTTTCTTGAAGAACATGAAGGCCGGCCTCATGAGGGCTACTTTTGAAGATCCCGAGCAAGAGCAGGTTCTCCTATGGAAGGACTACGATGTGGATAAACCGATCACTCTCGCTGGGACAGTCCAACTTTCGCCGGCCGAGGTCGCTAGGGCCATTGGAAGGGAGGAGCCACTGAAGCTCACAATGTCCGTGAGGATATCCTACAAGTCCAAGGCGATGCAGTGGGAGCCCGAGACAGTCTTCATGAACGATAGACCCTTGAGCAGCGACGGCATAAGAGCCCTGGAGCCTGTGCTGGATTACGTTGCGACTCAGGTCGACTACGTCCCTATTTTCGACCAAGTCTACTTCGATTCTCTAATGAAAAGAATGGCGGAGCTCAACAGGTCCCCCATAAACTTGAAGAAGTACTGGTACGACTTCGTGAACTTGGTGAGCAAGACCGTCCCAGAGGTTAAGGGAATAGACTTCGCCGACTTCAAGAAACTCGTCATAAACATGCAAAGCCTTCCTGTCTACATAGACCTCACTGCTAGCGGCTTTCAAAGGGTGATAATGCTACTCTTCGTATTCTGGATGAGTCCAGGTAAGCTGGTGTTAGTGGAGGAACCTGAAGTCAACATGCATCCTTCCCTTCAGTACAAGATCCTCAAGCTGATCAGGGACTGGGCTGAGAAGGACATTTTACAGGTGATTACCACTACCCACTCACCTTACGTCTTACCGTTAGCTCAGGCGGTGATCGTCATGGAGAGGAAGGAGAACTCCTCTTACGCTTCAGTTGTCAGACTCGACGACGAGGTGAGGTCGACCATGACCTTCCTCGGCGTCTCTCCTGGGGACCTCTTCTTTAGTAACCACATCCTCCTCACAACTGGCCTCGTCGAGCCATCGGTAGTGAAGTATTGGATGGCCAAGGTGGGTGCAGATCCTGAGGAGCTAGGGATAAAGGTGTATAGGCTCAACAGCGAGGTTGACCTCAGGTTATGGAGGAAGTTGGAGGAGGCATTGAACCTGAGGGTGGTGGTGGTAGGAGATTGTAGAGAGGACTCCTCAGGTTGTGTAAGAATAGGGAGGGAGATGGAAAGCTACTTCAATAGGGAGTCGGTTGTGGGATCTTTGAGGAGAATAGGTATTGTACCGGAGGACAGAGAACTCAGGGATCTGAATAGGGACGAGTTAGTGAACTGGCTCCAATCAGTGTTCAAGAGGAGGGGGCTGAATTACGATTCATTGAGGGAGAGGGTCGGATCTCTAATAACTATGATGGACTCTGTCCAAGTGCCAACTGAGGTTGAGGTCCTCGCGAATAAGATAAAAACGGAGGGATTGAAGTAG
- a CDS encoding SDR family oxidoreductase codes for MDLGLSGKKVIVTAASRGLGFATAKRFLEEGATVLVSSDDQSRLAEAVTLLSKYGPVKSMRCDLTDKDQVASLIREGTAQLGGLDVLAYVTGSPRAGTIMDLKDDDWEYAFRLLLMSAVVAVRESAKVMGKGGRIVLSTSMTLKEPVDNLDLSNVVRISLAGLIRSVARQLGPKGILVNGVMPGYAMTDRVRELVKFRAKSKAITEKEAEEEMTKNIPLGRIASPEEVANVIVFLASSLATYVTGALIPVDGGYLRSSL; via the coding sequence ATGGATTTGGGACTGTCGGGAAAAAAGGTAATTGTAACCGCCGCCAGCAGGGGGTTGGGGTTCGCCACAGCGAAGAGGTTCTTAGAGGAGGGGGCCACGGTGCTCGTCTCCTCCGACGATCAATCTAGGTTAGCCGAGGCCGTTACCTTACTTTCCAAATACGGACCAGTGAAGTCCATGAGGTGCGACCTCACAGATAAGGACCAAGTAGCCTCCCTTATAAGGGAGGGGACAGCCCAACTAGGAGGTCTCGATGTCTTGGCTTACGTCACCGGTAGCCCGCGGGCAGGCACCATAATGGACCTCAAGGACGACGACTGGGAATACGCCTTCAGACTCCTGCTCATGAGCGCCGTAGTGGCAGTGAGAGAATCGGCAAAGGTGATGGGCAAGGGAGGGAGAATCGTTCTCTCCACCTCCATGACCCTCAAGGAACCAGTGGATAACCTAGACTTATCCAATGTAGTGAGGATATCGCTGGCAGGACTCATCAGAAGCGTCGCCAGACAACTGGGTCCCAAAGGGATCCTCGTTAACGGAGTGATGCCAGGTTACGCCATGACAGACAGGGTGAGGGAATTAGTTAAGTTCAGGGCCAAGTCCAAAGCCATTACTGAGAAGGAGGCGGAGGAGGAAATGACAAAGAACATTCCGTTGGGCAGGATAGCTTCTCCTGAGGAGGTGGCCAACGTCATCGTTTTCTTGGCGTCGTCTCTTGCCACTTACGTCACTGGGGCTCTCATACCCGTAGACGGAGGATACTTGAGATCGAGCCTTTAA
- the udg gene encoding type-4 uracil-DNA glycosylase, translating to MLTLDQLRAEVLGCSRCPLWRSRTNAVPGEGSRRCPMFVGEAPGANEDAEGRPFVGAAGKFLTKLIEDVLGLSRTEVYITNLVKCRPPKNREPTPEEEAACWSYLEREISLVKPTILVTLGRHSSAYVLSRGQINFKSIESVRGRTFKVKLGEETATVFPTYHPAAALYNPSLKEELESDFRKLKAFLGGGLEKYLI from the coding sequence GTGTTGACTCTAGATCAGCTTAGGGCGGAGGTATTGGGCTGCAGTAGATGCCCACTTTGGAGGAGTAGGACCAACGCAGTCCCAGGTGAGGGCTCTAGAAGATGTCCCATGTTCGTCGGAGAAGCCCCAGGAGCTAACGAAGACGCGGAAGGGAGGCCTTTCGTTGGAGCGGCGGGCAAATTTCTGACTAAACTTATCGAGGATGTCCTGGGACTGAGCAGAACAGAGGTTTACATAACTAACTTAGTTAAGTGTAGACCACCTAAGAACAGGGAACCCACCCCAGAAGAAGAGGCTGCGTGTTGGTCTTATCTGGAACGGGAAATATCCCTGGTTAAGCCCACGATTCTAGTTACTTTAGGACGTCATTCGTCCGCCTATGTTCTATCGAGGGGCCAGATCAACTTCAAGTCCATAGAGTCGGTTAGGGGAAGAACCTTCAAGGTTAAGCTAGGGGAAGAAACCGCCACGGTCTTCCCCACTTACCATCCCGCCGCTGCTCTCTACAACCCTTCCCTGAAAGAGGAACTCGAATCCGACTTCAGAAAACTGAAAGCTTTCTTAGGAGGAGGACTAGAGAAGTACCTGATCTGA